One genomic region from Sulfurimonas sp. encodes:
- the pyrE gene encoding orotate phosphoribosyltransferase — protein MDVKNIYMDADALLEGHFKLSSGNHSQFYLQSAKVLEDPKTAKTLADALAKQIKESGLKIDTVCAPALGGLIAGFALAQALGVRFIFAERVDGVMNIRRGFEVSNGEKVLMCEDIITTGGSAMEAAKVVKELGGEIVGVAALANRGFCKREHSDIQTKPNCKLPQDIPFFALADFTFEMYSPDACPLCKDGSKAIKPGSRGN, from the coding sequence ATGGATGTTAAAAATATATATATGGATGCAGATGCTCTTTTAGAAGGTCATTTTAAACTTAGCAGTGGAAATCACTCACAGTTTTATCTACAATCTGCAAAAGTGTTAGAAGACCCAAAAACTGCAAAAACTTTAGCAGATGCACTTGCTAAACAAATCAAAGAAAGCGGGCTTAAAATAGACACCGTTTGTGCTCCAGCACTTGGTGGACTCATCGCAGGTTTTGCCCTAGCTCAGGCTCTTGGGGTTCGTTTTATATTTGCTGAGAGAGTTGATGGCGTTATGAATATTCGTCGTGGCTTTGAAGTAAGTAATGGTGAAAAAGTTTTAATGTGTGAGGACATCATTACAACAGGTGGTTCTGCTATGGAAGCGGCTAAAGTTGTAAAAGAACTTGGTGGTGAGATAGTTGGTGTTGCAGCACTTGCAAACCGTGGTTTTTGTAAACGAGAGCATAGTGATATTCAAACAAAACCTAACTGTAAACTTCCTCAAGATATACCATTTTTTGCTCTTGCAGATTTCACATTTGAAATGTACTCTCCAGATGCTTGTCCATTGTGCAAAGATGGAAGTAAAGCTATAAAACCAGGTTCTAGAGGCAATTAA